One window from the genome of Streptococcus parasanguinis encodes:
- a CDS encoding amino acid ABC transporter substrate-binding protein/permease has translation MKKKLLACLLFLFPFVAFAGHAHAETIKVVFDTAYAPFEFKDSDQTYKGIDVEILDKVAEINGWDLDKSFPGFDAAVNAVQAGQADAIMAGMTKTTEREKVFTMSDTYYDTKVVIATTKADKITKYSQLKGKTVGVKNGTAAQRFLDKNKDKYGYKIKTFDTGDLMYNSLSAGAVDAVMDDQPVIQYAIQKGQDLAINMDGEAVGGFAFGVKKGGNHEKLITEFNKALAQMKADGTLDEIIKKWTGESQSSSNSAVPETTTPAGQKATPKKSKYVISSDSSFAPFVFQNGKNKYTGIDMDLIKAIAKDQGFTIEINNPGFDAAVSDVQSGHAQGMIAGMTVTDARKETFDFSEPYYTANSILAVQESSKIDSYDDLKGKTVGVKNGTSSQNFLEENQKKYGYKIKTFSDGASMYDSLNSGSVAAIMDDEPVIKYAIKQGRKFKTPIEGTPSGQLAFAVKKGENPELIEMFNNGLANLKKSGQYQKILDKYLKADSKSSTSSTTADETTIWGLLQNNYKQLLSGLGVTLALALLSFAIAMVIGVIFGMFSVSPYKWLRWTAEIFVDVIRGIPLMILAAFIFWGIPNLIESVTGHQSPINDFVAGTIALSLNAAAYIAEIVRGGIQAVPIGQMEASRSLGISYGKTMRKIILPQATKLMLPNFVNQFVIALKDTTIVSAIGLVELFQTGKIIIARNYQSFKMYAILAVFYLVIITLLTRFAKKLEKKVN, from the coding sequence ATGAAGAAAAAATTACTAGCATGTTTGCTGTTCTTATTTCCATTCGTTGCATTCGCTGGTCATGCTCATGCTGAAACGATCAAGGTCGTTTTCGACACAGCTTATGCACCATTTGAATTTAAGGATTCAGATCAAACCTATAAAGGAATTGACGTAGAGATCTTGGACAAGGTCGCTGAAATCAATGGCTGGGATTTGGACAAATCCTTCCCAGGATTTGATGCAGCGGTCAATGCAGTTCAAGCTGGTCAAGCAGATGCCATCATGGCCGGTATGACCAAAACAACAGAACGTGAAAAAGTCTTCACCATGTCTGATACTTACTACGATACAAAAGTTGTCATCGCGACTACGAAAGCCGATAAAATCACGAAGTACAGCCAATTAAAAGGGAAGACAGTCGGTGTTAAAAACGGAACTGCAGCCCAACGCTTCCTCGATAAAAACAAGGACAAGTACGGCTACAAGATCAAGACTTTTGATACCGGTGATCTCATGTATAACAGTTTATCAGCTGGTGCAGTGGATGCAGTCATGGATGACCAACCTGTTATTCAATACGCCATCCAAAAGGGTCAGGACCTAGCTATCAATATGGACGGGGAAGCAGTCGGTGGCTTTGCCTTTGGTGTTAAAAAAGGTGGCAATCATGAAAAGTTGATCACTGAATTTAACAAGGCTCTCGCTCAAATGAAAGCTGATGGAACACTTGATGAGATCATCAAGAAATGGACAGGTGAAAGCCAATCATCAAGTAACAGTGCCGTTCCAGAAACAACTACTCCTGCTGGTCAAAAAGCAACTCCTAAAAAATCAAAATATGTAATTTCAAGTGACTCATCTTTTGCACCATTTGTCTTCCAAAATGGAAAAAACAAATACACAGGGATCGATATGGACTTGATCAAGGCTATTGCCAAAGACCAAGGATTTACCATCGAGATTAATAATCCTGGATTTGACGCAGCGGTAAGTGATGTCCAATCCGGCCATGCGCAAGGAATGATTGCAGGGATGACCGTAACAGATGCTCGGAAAGAAACATTTGATTTTTCTGAACCATACTACACAGCCAATTCTATTCTAGCTGTTCAAGAAAGCAGCAAGATTGATTCATATGATGACCTAAAAGGAAAGACAGTCGGTGTTAAAAACGGTACTTCCTCACAAAACTTCCTTGAAGAAAACCAAAAGAAATATGGTTACAAGATCAAAACGTTCTCTGACGGAGCTTCTATGTACGATAGTTTGAATTCTGGTTCTGTCGCAGCGATCATGGATGACGAACCTGTTATCAAATACGCTATTAAACAAGGACGTAAATTCAAAACACCTATCGAAGGAACTCCAAGTGGTCAACTAGCATTTGCCGTTAAGAAGGGTGAAAATCCTGAATTGATCGAAATGTTCAATAACGGTCTTGCAAACTTGAAGAAAAGCGGTCAATACCAAAAGATTCTCGATAAATACCTTAAAGCAGATAGCAAATCAAGTACTTCAAGTACAACAGCAGATGAAACAACGATCTGGGGCTTACTTCAAAACAACTACAAACAATTGTTAAGTGGTTTGGGTGTGACTCTTGCCCTTGCACTTCTCTCCTTCGCCATTGCTATGGTGATCGGTGTTATCTTTGGGATGTTTAGTGTTAGCCCTTATAAATGGCTCCGCTGGACAGCAGAAATCTTTGTCGATGTTATTCGCGGGATCCCACTCATGATCCTTGCTGCCTTCATCTTCTGGGGAATTCCAAACTTGATTGAATCGGTCACAGGTCATCAATCCCCAATCAACGACTTTGTCGCAGGTACCATTGCCCTCTCTCTCAATGCGGCTGCTTATATTGCAGAAATTGTTCGAGGAGGGATCCAAGCTGTACCGATTGGACAGATGGAAGCCAGCCGAAGCCTGGGGATCTCTTATGGCAAAACCATGCGCAAGATCATCTTGCCACAAGCAACCAAACTCATGCTTCCAAACTTTGTTAACCAATTCGTCATTGCCCTGAAAGATACGACTATTGTGTCTGCGATCGGATTGGTAGAACTCTTCCAAACTGGTAAGATTATCATCGCTCGAAACTATCAAAGTTTCAAGATGTATGCGATCCTTGCCGTCTTCTACCTCGTGATTATCACCTTGCTAACACGATTTGCAAAAAAATTAGAAAAGAAGGTTAACTAA
- a CDS encoding CPBP family intramembrane glutamic endopeptidase: MKKGKIIQDIKTNTSMPVLISTLFYVFLASFFIEGGLWLSSELVGPFSLVIGFLAEFFSPGNGTASIQEFFYHYLLYYELFSFVIILFLFIFWVKVIEKNTLSSLGFVKRNWLKYLVWGIVISLIQMGVIALVYQVSGIGSFVLNELSLEPLLFILGLFPFWLLQGGTEEVATRGWLLTRIAARTNLPLAIAISSSLFGILHMGNAGVTFLSVLNIILDGVLAGLLFIYTDSIWLVVAQHGTWNYVQGNLLGFQVSGTGADASIFSFSMGSGPDWLTGGAFGAEGSIITTLVLLVSLVIVYRLGERKEKFDD; the protein is encoded by the coding sequence ATGAAGAAAGGAAAGATCATTCAGGATATAAAAACAAACACATCTATGCCAGTTCTTATTTCTACACTATTCTATGTATTTTTAGCCTCCTTCTTTATAGAAGGGGGACTATGGCTTAGTAGTGAATTGGTGGGACCATTTTCCTTAGTGATAGGTTTTCTGGCGGAGTTCTTTTCACCAGGAAATGGGACAGCAAGTATTCAAGAATTTTTCTACCATTATCTTCTCTATTATGAGCTTTTCAGTTTTGTAATCATACTATTTCTCTTTATTTTTTGGGTGAAGGTCATAGAGAAGAATACTTTATCAAGCTTAGGCTTTGTAAAAAGAAATTGGCTCAAGTATCTAGTCTGGGGGATCGTGATTTCACTTATTCAAATGGGAGTGATCGCGCTTGTCTACCAAGTAAGTGGCATCGGGTCTTTTGTGTTAAATGAGCTCAGTTTAGAGCCCTTGCTTTTTATCCTAGGATTATTTCCATTTTGGCTTCTGCAAGGGGGGACGGAAGAAGTAGCGACGCGAGGTTGGCTTCTGACTCGGATTGCTGCAAGAACTAATCTGCCTTTAGCGATCGCGATTTCTAGTAGTCTCTTTGGCATTCTGCATATGGGAAATGCAGGAGTGACCTTCTTATCCGTTCTGAATATCATCCTCGATGGAGTGCTGGCTGGTCTGCTTTTTATCTATACGGATAGTATCTGGCTAGTGGTCGCCCAACACGGCACTTGGAACTATGTACAAGGAAATCTCCTTGGTTTTCAAGTCAGTGGTACGGGCGCAGATGCCTCGATTTTTAGCTTTAGCATGGGATCTGGTCCTGATTGGTTGACCGGAGGGGCATTTGGTGCAGAAGGATCGATTATCACTACTTTGGTTCTTCTTGTATCCCTAGTGATTGTCTATCGCTTAGGTGAGAGGAAAGAAAAGTTTGATGACTAA
- a CDS encoding sensor histidine kinase yields the protein MEKELTIKQLIKRTYLKIIWQFLLCLILFYVVPALLSSVSGINEKNANHFALFFSVSSWIYLCIILIFIIVINIRRLLTKIQKEMNMVYHSGLYFTKNEHHHLQIKEFIETNDLIEKMQSEIKNRIQNEKDQKKELMFQVSSAAHDLRTPLTVIRGNAEFLQSTKQTPQIMECLKDLEQASIQLNEYFDHFIQYSKTFYDHDIQLENISIKQVTYQLKNQITPLLPRNTQFVFTNTVTPSTQIAIHSNLFIRAITNIINNATQHQNENDAQIHLTISQENNRLVLTIWNNQSSFSKNILQHAGNLFCKDDQARTPSQESHFGLGLSFVKRVMKLHNGTMHLENTHNGAQVKLIIPIII from the coding sequence ATGGAAAAAGAATTGACAATCAAGCAACTCATTAAGCGTACCTACCTTAAAATCATTTGGCAATTTCTTCTATGTCTGATACTTTTTTACGTAGTTCCAGCTCTTCTATCTTCTGTATCTGGAATTAATGAGAAAAATGCCAATCACTTTGCTTTATTTTTTAGCGTCAGTTCTTGGATTTATCTTTGCATCATTTTAATTTTTATCATTGTAATAAATATTAGACGGTTATTAACCAAGATTCAAAAAGAAATGAACATGGTTTATCATAGTGGTCTATATTTCACCAAAAATGAACATCACCATTTGCAGATTAAAGAATTCATTGAAACAAACGATCTGATCGAAAAAATGCAATCTGAAATAAAAAATAGAATTCAAAATGAAAAAGATCAAAAAAAAGAACTCATGTTTCAAGTATCTAGCGCTGCACATGATCTTCGAACTCCTCTAACTGTCATCAGAGGAAATGCTGAATTCTTACAATCTACCAAGCAAACACCCCAAATAATGGAATGTCTAAAAGATCTTGAGCAAGCAAGTATTCAGTTAAACGAGTATTTTGATCACTTCATCCAATACTCCAAAACCTTTTATGACCATGATATTCAACTTGAAAACATATCAATTAAACAAGTAACTTATCAATTGAAAAATCAAATCACTCCTTTACTCCCTAGAAATACACAATTTGTTTTTACAAACACAGTAACCCCATCGACCCAAATTGCAATTCATTCCAATCTATTTATCCGTGCAATCACAAATATTATTAATAATGCAACACAACATCAAAATGAAAATGATGCGCAAATCCACCTAACAATTTCACAAGAAAATAATCGATTAGTTCTAACTATATGGAATAATCAATCTAGTTTTTCAAAAAATATACTACAACATGCTGGAAATCTTTTCTGTAAAGATGACCAAGCAAGAACACCTTCTCAAGAAAGTCACTTTGGACTTGGTTTATCTTTCGTGAAACGCGTCATGAAACTTCATAATGGAACTATGCATTTAGAAAATACTCATAATGGTGCACAAGTCAAGCTAATCATTCCCATTATTATATAG